The following DNA comes from Eleginops maclovinus isolate JMC-PN-2008 ecotype Puerto Natales chromosome 8, JC_Emac_rtc_rv5, whole genome shotgun sequence.
TGCCTAACAGGAAAAAGTAagttacaaaatgaaaatgaatatttgaatCAAACAGTTTAGAGTAAAGCTACTTGATACTATAACCAACATGTAAACTCACCTCTGTCTGCACCATTCCCTGTCTCTGAAGTCTCATGTTTCTTACGATATCTGAAATATCAAACTGTAGAAAGTGTTTATTAGACTATGATCATACTAAACAACGACTACAAATAAGTGCATCAACtttcttaaaaacaatatataagaCAAACAAAGTATAAATTGTCTACTTACATCAGCATCTTTACTGATGAGACCCAGAACCACGTCTATACAGATGAGGGTTCCTGACCGGCCGATGCCTGCGCTGCAGTGTGTGATTATTGGCCCCGATCGATGAACGTGCCTCATGTAGGAGATAAATGTGAGCAGCTGCTCGGGTTCTGAGGGCGTGCCGTGGTCCGGCCATCCCGTGTAGTTCAAATGAGTTACACGCTGTATTTCATTAGTCTGAGGAAGGAGAAACGCTTAAGTTAATGCATCTATTCAAGCTTGGGTAGGCAGTTTAATTTGGCTGTGATTGAGCAAAAACTCCATAACGACATTGACCATTTAGCACATTGTAATTCAAGTGGTACTCCAGGGTGAGGCAGTTTTCTTGAAAAGGGACAAAAAACCTACAGTATTGTGCTACTACTAGTAGTTGGTTTCAAATATCATTCTGACCCAGAAACTGTTATACATACACTTTATGACAATATGCTGAAAGGTCATTTTAGACCTTTTAAAGTTTGAGTTCAAACCTTAAATCTGGGGACAATACTAACCTGGACATCTTTGACCTCAATGAGTCGGATGACAAAATTGTCAAGGTATTGGTCTTTGATCAGCGTGATCTGTAACCTCTCGTCCACCATCTCCGCTGTCCTTGGAGTGTCTGGCCAGTACCGCTGACATTTCACCTTCCCTCCCTCTACTTCCTGGGTCATCATGGCGATCACATTGGACTTCTGCTCCCAGACCATTTGCCAAAAGTCACCCAGGGTGGTGGGTAGGGGACCCTGACATGCGATGTACATATAGTTCTCTTCCTTCACTGACATCTTGATAAAGTTGGCATTGATGTAGCCGCCGTCTTTTTCCAGCACGACTCGAGTTGTGTCAACTACAAAAGATAGGTTCATAGAaatctcatttaaaatgatttcaaaagcTTTGAAGAGATCTAATtcaacaaatatgaaaacagaaAATCCATTGGGACTTCTCTTACAGGGAACAATGTTCTTGTAGcggttcttcttcttgttttccttCGTCTGACCTATGAGACAGTCGTCTAGGGGCTGGAGATTCTGAAGGTTCTGCCAGGAAACAAAGGAGATGTTTATTAAATCCAATTATTTGCAATTCATTTTACAGGCATTGACATGACTTACTTCAAACTCCTGCAGGGGGACTTTCTGCTCCAGGAGACCCCTCATCATGCGGACCACAGTGTTGAGCTTTGCTCCTGTGTACTGGCCATCAGGGACAACTTTGACGAGGGGCAGAGAGGTCAGCTCATCCTCTGTGATGATTGGCCCGTCTTTGGGGGGCAGAATGAAGGACAGAATTACAAATCCTATGGTTTCACTTTAATGTTATACAGAGTAAACATTTAAATCCTAATTTGTCTCACCATCTTGGgatttgttcatgttttcaaTGGGCAGTTCCTCACTTCCCCACGTGATCTCATCTTCCTCTGGCTGTCCAGCACTCATTTGCAGATAGCTGTTGATTTGAACACATAAACAGGGAGATGTTTATGAATAAATTCACAGTCCTTTAATTGTAACAGATATATATCCAAAAAGCAAAATCGTACTTTTCATTCTTGGGTAATCAACACTCTCCTCTTGCCATTCCACTTTCCGCGAACTCTGTTATtaaacaatcaaaaaaagaaatatatcatTTGCATATAGTTTCAACATTTCAGCGGGTCTAATGGACTGGATTTTACCTCAGGCGAGTCTTCAGGTAAAGAAGAGCCATCGCAGTCTGTGTCCTCTGAAAGCTCAGCGCTGTGATCCGTTTGTCTTTTCTGCTCTAATGGTTCATCTTCATAGTCTGTGAAACATGGGGACGTAGCTaagttttattatttgatttacaaAGGAATTAACGTTGCTGGTAAAATCATACAATATTTTCCTACTGAGATTTCCAGTCCATAATCCAGCCTGTATGTTATTACCTATTGGTGGTATGGAAGGGAAGCCCCTAGACTTCAGCTCATCATTGAGAGTAAACATCTTAGTCTTTGCTCCACTGTCTTCACTCAGATCTGAAAGCAACAAGAAGAGTGAGGCTGCTTTAGAGAGAAACATCTAATTATTACAAACTCTAGTACAAGTCACAATCTTCTTTTAAATTAACTCTACGTGAATGATTAGATGAACCTTTCTAAAATGccatgttttgtgtgtctgcttgtaCCTGTGTTTCCATTGCACTTGTCCGAGTTGATGGGCAGGTAGGCCAGGTAAGTGTTTGGGTTCTGGTCTGGCGGTCTGGACACTACAAGATGTACCAGGCCTTTAGCTTTGCGGATAGTGGTGACAGCTTTGGTGTGAGACACACCTGTCATTAGTTCTTCATTCACCTGCAAGGGAAAGAAAAGTCAATAAAATCtcaactcaaataaaaaaatccatattACTATAACTGCTAGGTATTATTTCCCCCcctaattcaaatgtatttattccaatttattatgtatttatcattaatttatcacatttaaaacTTAATTTGGGAGTGTTTTCTTGTGTCTTttacattatgtttgtttttattgtcattaccATTTTTTGTTACCGTTGGAATGATGTTTCCAAATAAAAATAGTGTTTATAGAGTAAGAAAACTACATATGAATATTAACTTGAATTTCGAGCAGCAAATGTCCACTCACTTTCAGCAGCCTGTCTCCCACTTGCAGTTTTCCCGAGGACTCTGCTATTCCTCCCGGTGTGATGGACTTGACAAAaatccctctctcccctccaaTCACCGAGAAGCCCAGACCTCCTGACTGCAGCTTCTCCAGATCCAGCCTGATGATTTCCTCCTGCaaattcaacaaacaaacatggaatCATCTATAGCCTATGATTAAAACTGTAGTATACTAATTGTTAGGAAGCCAAAAAAGGCCAAGTCAATAAAGTAATGATTGCTAACAGACCAAAGCTTGATGGTAGGAGTCAAGCGTTTGATGACAGTGAACACATCACACATTATTGTGATAGAAATATGTGAACATTTGCCATCAAAACACCACAACCTTCTTGAACTGTTTGCATGACATTTCCATAAAGAAATAACATAAATGCAACAGTTGAACAGATTTGAATTGAAACACATCAATTAAATATTGAGAAAAACTGATtcacaatttacctctgaaggACAAAGTGTTGCAAGACACTCTGTATCTCTGGGATCTTCTCCTTTAAGAAAACctttaacagaaaaaaatgttgcaattaaatgcaaaataacagACACATTGTTTTTGACACCTTTAAGATCTGAAACATACCGTTCATGCTGGATGAAATCTCGGGGCCAACGTTGTTGTTAAGAAAAGAGACACTTTTCTGATCGGGAGAAACAGGCTTTCCATccctttgagaaaaaaagaacgAGTTAGGAAATGCTGCACTTACAGTATCTTGAGTGCCATCCAGATAATAACACACAATGACTCAGCATTAAACAATCCTTCTCATGTCATTCTTCATAAGGCTACCTTGTGGCCTTCAGTGTGAGGTCGTTGAGGGAGAGCTCCAGCAGTCTGGTGCTCTCATTGAGAGTCAGTTCCTGTGTGGGAGCACCGTTGATGTAGTGGATCAGATCAAGCGGCCTCAGGGTGCCCTCCTCATAGGCCATTGAGCCGGGCAGGACCTCTCTCACAAACAAGACATCGTAAACACTGTCACTGCCACCGTCCAGTACCAGACCTGGTGAAAGGACAAGcagtaaaacaatgaaaactTATTTATGACGCAACACCTGAAAAGGACTTGTCAGCAGTGGACATATTGTGCCTGAATTTCAGTGCCaggaatgtttattataaaGGTCTGTTTCTTACCCAGTGGTTCTTGGCTGCCCTCAAAGCCAATGTCAGGCAGCAGGTGGGCTTCTATGGGGGGCTTGGGAGCCTCCAGGACCCTCCCTACCACCAAGTCAACCACACGGGGAGCAGCGCGCACAAGATTGACCACCTCGGTGTGGCCCATGTTGCTCACATCTGTGTTGTTTACCTGCAGGTAGAAGATAAAGATTCCTAAAGTTGGGAAACAGCtactagcttagcttagcttagcaaactGACTGGAAGCAGCAGCAAACCGCTAGCCTTATCTTGTCTTAgatccaaaaatgttttattccttaatattttttatttttgataccATATCTCTTTAGGTTTATATTATGCACATCAAACATAGCTTGATCAAACTTGAGGCTGCAATGAAAGTAAGGGATTAGGGATGAAATTGTACCATAATCATGCGGTCCCCGGGCTTGAGACTGCCATCTCCTTTGGCTGGATCCTGGACGATGTCATGGATGTAACACCCATGATCACTTCCTTTGGTGAGGGTGAAGCCCAGGCTGCCTTTTTCTGACTTCACCAGGGAGACATTTAGCTCTACTTCCTAACAACAGAGATAAAGCTCAGTTAGATAAATGACCCTTGGAcgaaaacattttctatttattttactttcttttacGAGAGCTTCTATCTTCTCGGGCCTTACCGCGACAAAGTCCTCCATGTCCTGTCCGTTGCCAGACGCAGTGAGGTTTAACGGCAagggcagaggaggaggcaggggaTCAGGGCTTGGAGCAGAAGGAGAGGACCCCATATGAAGGGAGGATGTCTCTAAATCAGCTGTAACAGGGGAAGAAGGAAACCTGCCCAAACAACCATAAAGAAAAAACCTATAAGACATGTCAAAGACCATAATTAATGCAGATATTATTCATTTGTTACTCAATGGATTACCTCTTGCTGAGGTCCGATCTGGTCATGGACAGGTTTGGGGAGTAGAAGGCTGAGTTGATGGTGTCGTCCAGCTGACCCGTGCTGTCGTAGCGTCCCAGTCCCAGGTTGCTGCTGGGGGTGTGGTAGACACTCCGCTCCCACGCTTGCCTGCTCTGCTCCACAGAGTTCGGGTTGAAGGCTTCTTCCACCTCTTCATCCCCATCAGTGCTGTCGCTGTAGCTGTTTTGTCGGCCGGGGGTTTTGAGCAGCAGCCTCTCCAGGGCGTCCTCCACGGAGACTCGACCCGTCTGGCCCTGTGTCCCGGGAGGAGAGGTCGCCCTGTCGAGGCTCAGGCTCGGCTCTGTCGGCGTCAGAGGCTCTTTCTGGGGTGACGACTTAGGACACTGGGGAAATAAATCAGTTTGAATTCATTTTGTATCTATTTCCGGTACTTGAAATGACCACACAGTAGCcagggacagaaaaaaaagtattatttgcTGACTCACCAACGCTGAAGTGTCCATTTCAGGAAGAACTCCATATTCCGGTCTACAAAGAAGCAAAGTCACCTCCTGTCCTGTCCCTCGCAAGGCTGAAATCACCTCCTGTTaattcagaaaaacagaacagaagcAGTCACTTACTATCCAACATAGTAGTTATTTAGATGAATGCTTGACCACAGCAGAGAGACATATCCTACTTACATGTTGTGACAGTCCTTTGAGGGGGGTCTGATTGACCCGCATGATGATGTCGCCCACGTTGATGCGGCCGCTCTCTGCAGCTGGTTGGCCAGGAAACAGCTTTTTAACGCGCACCATGCTGGAGCCGGGGGTTTCTTCAGGGATGTGCTCCTCTCGACTGAAACTGAAGCCCAGTCCTGACGTGTTCTTCAGCAGTAATACCTCAAACACATTCTCTGTGGGgacaaacacaattatttgaaattgtttgGAAATCGCAATATGGATTAGTGCAATTGCAAATCACAGTAAAGGCAGTATTTATACATAATATGTCCCATCTGCAAACTTTAATGAAAATCTTTTTGTTGGGTAGAGATTCTCATTACTCTCATAAAATGACAGCTCGGTTATTAAGCATATTGTGATCATTCCCTCTAACATTGTAAAAGGCATTTGCATTATCAGCTAATATAATTGCAATAAGTTATACGTTTCCAAATCATGCAGCCCTAGTTGTCAGTGTACTAGAATTGTTAAAGGAAAGAGAGTTTTGTTGAAACCTATACTTAACCtattaaaaatgtcccactattttcctTAATTTCCTTAAGGGGAGGTTCACATTTTTCCATATTAATACAATACTCACACATGTACGAACTATTTCTTTTCCAAATACATCATTTGCGTGAACTCTTCAAGTTTTGGTGACTTAAACTCCAAACACTTGTTATCCAGACTCTTGTGGCCTCACCTTCTGTAACAAAGCTGTACTCCGGTTTCTGCTTTTTGCTCATGTTCGGCTCCTGGTCGCTGTTGGCAGCTAGTAGCGTGCTCTGAGGAGTGAGGGGAGCATGGACACTGTCTGCCGGCGGATGACCTTTCTCCAGCAACAAGTGCACAGTCTGAGGGAGCAGATGATTTACTTAAGAGTTAGCGGTTTGCTGGGAAGAGACTAAACAGCTTGTCAGCCGGGTGCTCGGGTAAATGTCCTCTCTCACCTGCCCGGTGTCTCGCAGAGCCTCCACTGCCTGCTGATGAGTGGCTCCCTCCAGACTTTTACCATTGACAGCCATCACACGATCACCTGAGCACAGGACACAAAGTCTTAACACCTTGTTCGCTTTAATTATTCACTTTATAATAATCTATTTGTTTCTTTACGCCACCTTTCTTAATTCTTCCGTCGAGCTCAGCTGCTCCTTTCGGTATGATGCCTTTGACGTAGATGCCTCCATGCCTAACAGTCGTGTTGATTCCACCCTAAGAAATGAACACACCTCTTTAGTCCAATTAGCCAAAGAGAAAATGGTTcgttatgtattatttatgggGGTTGATGACAGgtgtggaggtttttttttcatttcaagtgTAATGTTAAATGATAAAGGCTTTGTCTTAACTGAGGCTTCAGAATATATTCTAGTTTATTATGAAGACTATTAGTATAAATAGATATCAACCAAACTTCAGATAAGTTTCTCTTAAGTTAATACTGTGGTTTGTTAACACAGGAGCTGCTTCATGCCTGGTGAAATACAATCAAGCAGAACAAAATAAACCCTTCATATCaaagttatgttttatttgtttcaaataaaagtaaaatgcaaGTCAAAGCCTTTACCATACTGCCACTTTGAATTAttttgcaaatgaaaaaaaaaacctccactgTGATGTTATTGACGAAATTCCTGAGAGGTTAAATCCTAATAATCAGAGACAACGTGAATTGTTAATCAGTGTCCATTTGGTTATGACAGTTTATTGTTAAGGTGAAGTTTAATTGTTGCAATACACAATGAGTCAGTGTTTATTCTAATCACTCATATTGGATCTGAAGACACACCGTGATGTGATTTGTTATTGAATTTTTAAGGTGTTTAAAATCCTCCAGGGAGAAATAACATTAGAGCTCTCCAGTGAGTGGCTCTGGAGTCAGCAAATAACAAAAGTCACGAGTAATCTCACTAAACTGCACTTCCCgtgaatgaatacaaatactgtgacttcataaataaaaaagattagTGACTCAAATAAATGGCAAATAATTCGGTGTACGTTATTTCTGTTAGAGCTTCAGACCTGACAACATTTAGCGTTAGGAAAGCGACCATACCAAGCAACACGTAAGCACAAACAGACAACATGATGGGGGGGAAAGgggcaaaacaaagaaagcGTGAAAACCTTTCCGAACAGTACCGTGACACTTATGCCCAGGCTGCTGTCTTTTTTAGACAGCTCAACATCAAATAGTTCTCCTGGACGGAGACTATTGACCCCTGGGGCATTACCATTAAAACTTTCCATGATGTTTTCCTGCAAACAGAGAACATTATCAAGTTGAATTATCACAAGCTGGAACATGCAGAAAGATAAAGGGGATCGAGGGAGAGTGAGGAAGCTGAACTAGGTAACGCTGAGGGAGAAAACAAGCAGATATTACAGTCAAGCGACGACATGCAGTGTGAAGGTAACAGACTGCCCTGCACTGACATCCTGATGTCATGAGAGGCCAAAGGTTACAACAGGGAGTTAGTGGTGCCAAGCATCTCTGAGGTAATGTGTAATGCTTGTTTGTGAGAGAGCCATTCGTATCCTCATTCATATCCTCGTTACcaaatgttgatttatattttttccaccAGGATAAAAAACCTTTTGTGAGTTTTGGTTCACAAATCTGTTGTGTAGACATCTAGGGGTTTCGTATAAAAGCAAAGGATCCATTTAAGACAACAGATTCATAAACACAAAGGCCGCACCTTTCTGACTTTGAGTTTCTCTTGACTACTGGAAAAAGTCTCCTCATCCATGTCCGAATCCCCCCAGTCAGAGTGCTCGGAAACTTTGGGTGCTTCTGCCACTTTAGCTTTTCTAGTTTTGGGCGGCAGAGCCGGTGGCGTGGGATCCAAAACCACGGTAGGTTCTGGTCTCTGAAGTGTGGCAGAGGTTGCAGCTGTGCTAGCATTTGTAATTCTTTCTAGGCACTTCCGGACATCAACTGTGGGTGGGCTGACTTTAGCAGCACTGCTGGTCCTGGAGTCCTGAGAGATGAGGCTGGGGTGCTGGTGGAccggggaggaggaggatgagggcGTGCCAGCGCCAAGGAGAGTAGGGCTGGGGCTTCCTGTTCCCGCTTGCTCCTCTGATGATGTATCAAAGTCTAGTTCTCGTCTCTGGTCAGAGTTGAGTGCCTTCAATGCAGACTTGGCTGGGTAGGGAACGTAGCCTGAAGGAGACTCTGTCAAAACAAGAAGGGCAAATAGTGATATTAGTCCAGATGTAAGAGAAAAACTGGTAATACATCCTGTAAATAATTAGTAGAAACAAGTAAGAACCAAACAAGAACCTAGCAAGAGAGGGGAATGCACACTAGTGATGTAGAGAAGCTACAGTGATAAAAGTATAGGTGTGAAGGAAAATACAATTTGTCACAGTGCAATTTTTTAACATGAGATCCTGGAGAAAAACCGTCATGTAGAATTATTGGTAAATAAACTCATTTTGTTGCATTGTGTCTACAAGTTAGCAACTATAATCCTTcacaccaaaataaaaacctgattATTTCACACATGGCAACAAAACACACCACTCATATCTCTCCTTTTACCTTTGTAGAGCCTCTCTTTGGGCTGTAGCACCACTAGAGTCACATCATCTGGAGCATTTTGAAGGATTTCAATGGTAGTGTCGTGAGAGAGGCCTTCTAGCTTCACATCATTCACTGAGATCAGCCGGTCACCTGCACCAACATTACAACCGTTACACACCAGCAAGGACTGCTAACTGTTTCCTATATATAGGAGGAAATAGGAGTGTATCCAGCCTACCAGGTTTGAGGCAGCCGTTGACATCAGCGGGACCTCCAGGAGTGATGGAGCTAATGATGGTGCCAAGGTCCATGCGACCAGAGTTCTGCCCTCGGACAACCTGGAACcctgaagaacacacacaaacagatgtaaACATACACTCACAATCACAAAACACATCAGGAAACAGCGTTCGCTCTTACCGAGGCCATATTTCACATCTTTCTTCAGGTCTACAGTTGTGATTTCTCTCTCTGGAGACGGCAAGGCTATGACCTTTTTCTTGAGTGAATCTGTGCAGgacaaagacacatttgttaTAGCTACGGTAATAAATGATTAGCTCATTGTGATTGAACCAGTGTCATTTTGTTGAATTAATATCACACATAATATAGGACGGGATTAGTTTTATCCACACTGTAACTATTAATCGGCTCGGGCAGGAATACAGTGTTGCTGCACGACCCGTACGTTAGCACTGTTGGCTAATGGGCCTGAAAAGACGGGTTAAGCTTGGATGAAAGGGAAGGTCATGAGTTTAGTGCCAAGTATGAAGCTATTAAATAGGGGGCCGGGGGCAGTTCCGCAGGCAGGCAGCCCTGAGGGGACAGAGACTCAATTCTGTATTATATAATTGTGATTAGGacacagacttttttttttttttggtttgtataTCCGTACTTGGCTGCGCCACGATCGGCATATGGTTCACCAGATTGAAGAAGGGGATTAATAATGTTACGACACAAGTGGTGGGTGAGAGCAGTCTAACATTTCCTGCTATTCGAcattatactgtacataaagCATGGGAATCCAGAGTGTTTATATCTGGGAAAATGAAAGATAGATATGCTAATACATGCCGTTAACAGAGGCTGGGGTTGAGGGTGGTCCAGAGGAACTGTGCATACTGACACCTGGGGGTAGAAAAGAGAAGATATTAGCAAGGCCGTGCTTtggttttctttattaaaaagaacaggGATATCTGTGGCTCCATTTAAGGCAATAATAaaggaaatattacattttcagcgATTCATAATTAACACACGTGGAAAACCGTTGCACAATCTggccatttcatttcatttagtttctaATATGGATGATGAGCAATCAAGTCAGTAAACTAAAGGTATTTTAACACCATCATTTAGGTTTCCACATGAGGGTTACTCAGCTATTCAGAATCAAGATTACTGCCAGTGACGTTTACACATggaaggaatttgctttggggTCTGGTGGTGCAAACgtaaacaatataataaaataagttgCAATAGTAGGTCAAagataaaaagataataatgtttcctaaaaacaaatgtttttaggAAACATTACAAAAATGATAGGAATGTGGCTTAGTCCTAAAAATATCCACTACAATTAATTTGTTTTAGACCTCACTGCCAGTTTACCGGGTAtatcattttcattataatgACTTTCTTTCCAAATGTATAAGGaaactttttatatttaagtatttaggTAAGTGGCAATTCACTACTTAACGATGCATTTTCTTATCTCATGAAAGAGAGCTGTAGCTTCACAGAGCAATTAACTTAACTGCTGGTGAATTATATTAACCTTAGTCtctacaaaaatacaattacattaACTTGTATATgagcagacaggaagtccaCATTAGTTGTAATATCCATCCCCAGGGAGCCACAGCACTCGAAGGTCAGCATCCTTACCAACTACATACGCTTGGCCAGTATCCTCTGTGGAAGAAGAGTCAGATTCCTTTTTGGCCCTGCTGACGCTCCATACCGGGCTGCTGTGGGACACTGTGCCCAAAGATCTGAGAGGAGAGTCAGAGGAGAATATTTAGCCTAAAGGGGAGACTTTTCTTGTTACACAGGGTCAGAAAAAGTGATGTTGCCTTaacataaaatgcattttgataaCTACTAACGTTTCAGTCTCATTCGTAGAGAAGCAATATCACACATGTCATCTGAAAAGCTGACAGGAGAGGGAGTAACTGGCAGAAAAAAGTGTTGTTACTAAATGAAAAACGGAATAGGCACACTCTCATTAAAGCACAGACACAAGGGCGCGtgtgcacccacacacacagacccccGGAGGGTTAATTAGAGGCTTGAGGTGGagttctctgtgtctctgtggtgTCAGGCAGAAATACAGGCCCATTAACAAGTCCTCATTTTGTAAACTCCTCCTGAAGGAAGCTTGGAGACTCTGGCATTGGATACTTTACAGAGGGCCAACTAATAAAAACAAGGTCCCATTTCCTTAACTGAGCATGAAATAAGATTTTAAAGGGCAAACTAAAGGCGTGCAAATGCATTAAAAGTTACAGTTCCTGAGTTGTTTGATTGGCGGTAGAGTAATAAAACACTGTCAGCATTTACAACACGCACTATGCTTTTATTCTCAGTTTATCCTTCAAATACTAGTGTTTTTAGGCTTTTCCTCAACATTTTACTTCTTCGACTCACTTGTCTTGGTGCGAGATGGAGTCTGTGTCGGAGCTGGCTCTCTGGTGCTGCTGGAAGTGAGAGGCTGCTTGGTTTGGCGGTGCCTGACTCAGCCTGGGCTGCGACTGGCCTTCATACGATGTAGCCATCCGGTGCTCAGGAGACTCTGGCATCTGTCCCAGGTTGTGGTGGGAGCGACTCATTATCCGCGGATTGGAAAGGACCATGGAGGCCACTGGATTGAAACCTGGAAAGTGAAGCTCATCTTGGACGGAGCCAGAAGTTGCCTTGTGGAGGGCCACCTCCGAGTAGGAGATCCTCTTCAGTTGGTCCGGGTTGGAGCGTGTCGATAAGCTGGGGGCCAGGCTGCCCGAGCTCACCGTCCTCCCCACTGAGTCTCCACTTCGAGAGTCAAGGGAATACTGCCGACTGCTCAGGGGGCAGTTCtctgatgaaaagaaaataaacgcAAAAAAACTGAAAGTCACTGGttagtggaagaagtactcggatcccctgagtaaaagtagaaatactaacGTACATTATAAAGTTACTTCATATAGTCAAATTCCTGAATTCAAAAtatcacttaaaaaaaagtacagatGTATTACCACCTAAATGTACTAAAAGTTTCCAAAGTACAAGTACTAATTATGCAAAATGGctctttttttacagtaaaatattatAACATTCTGCTTTTATCactaaaaaatacatgtaagaTTATTTTAATGTGCTAGTTTGTCAACATGGAACCTCTTGTAGATCCTGAAACAATCACCTTCTAGAAAAAATATTGACATCAATAATAAAGCAAGGGAATTCAAAAGAGCCTAAGGGTGGATCTGTTTCATTAACTCGGCAGTCTGAAGTAATTATTGTCTAGACGGGAAAATCAGTTACTGTCGTTTGCACGGTTACGGTTCTTCCTAAAGATATCCATCGTAATCATCATAGCTAATGGTCTGGCTGTTCTTCTTGGCCCTCAAATATAAGTTGTGACTTTATGTCAACAATCTGGTAGGCGTAAGGAGTACGTTTTCTGTCAAATCAATCCAAAAAAGGCACCGTGAAAAAGATAAATCAACTGTTAAGAAATGCCCACATGTTTGATTTACATGTTACATAATTGGGACATGATGATGGACATA
Coding sequences within:
- the ptpn13 gene encoding tyrosine-protein phosphatase non-receptor type 13 isoform X2; this encodes MHVSLAEALEVRGGPLQEEEVWAVLSQSAENLQELFHKDPTAMGFIISPWSLLLMPSGNISFTDEYVTQQDLRAFTAPEVLEGLSLTSISDIEKMHMYSLGMTLFWGADYEIPQSQPMKLGEHLNSLLLNMCDDVTLSRMSLRTVLDICSKHIRNSSGDPPFSYIRKLVRLVLGSLSQLDGLLTDRESLPERSKEIRERLRGKGLPSGRSAAPRVLERYRARSQEQTSLNRGLSRSMGSLPIQDLLKGDEGAAHQYYPSDYHPNSDSPTEFYPKPPSLQQQLSYPYLHPLHPQQKGRPVELDRRSLAFHSADLAPSRAKKNWASSVDLACIDPEALRFGALEDARRGSSIINSHSIGRRKSPLRASRERESRFSEFSGLKSRKPHHHSALSVGSGITGAYDRIKERQRKLQVLRQAVDDPVHTHQRYNSDYSSSSESPSVTSSDPDYRQAKKPGDVRRFGSQLALSSEHDALSLTSHNRHRLYEGAADEDLFGAELLLQRQEEEVQRLQVHLANRLSRANLYPADDPLAPSRTSMLDLRDPLHSSSVLRKPKNFHGPEFVKMASEPCVALSVPSSIMKRGKVEEVQRKVGVVLLNGQKLELSCDIKAVCKDVLDMVVAHIGLVEHNLFGLAYLRDEEFFFVEPDAKLTKVAPEGWKEDPKKKKSDVPFNLFLRIKFFIDDVNLIQHAMTKHQYYLQLRKDILEERMRCDTESSMLLASLALQAEFSDYQPELHGKTYFRTEHYLPVSVLDKIDQTTVKEELPKLHSNYYGASDSEAEFEFLKVSQRLTEYGVHFHRVLPEKRSQTGIMLGVYSKGVLIFEVLNGNRTPVLRFPWRDTKKISFIKKKICLQNTSDGIKHLFQTDSNKTGQYLLQLCSDQHKFHLQMKARQNNQELQDLENCPLSSRQYSLDSRSGDSVGRTVSSGSLAPSLSTRSNPDQLKRISYSEVALHKATSGSVQDELHFPGFNPVASMVLSNPRIMSRSHHNLGQMPESPEHRMATSYEGQSQPRLSQAPPNQAASHFQQHQRASSDTDSISHQDKSLGTVSHSSPVWSVSRAKKESDSSSTEDTGQAYVVGVSMHSSSGPPSTPASVNDSLKKKVIALPSPEREITTVDLKKDVKYGLGFQVVRGQNSGRMDLGTIISSITPGGPADVNGCLKPGDRLISVNDVKLEGLSHDTTIEILQNAPDDVTLVVLQPKERLYKESPSGYVPYPAKSALKALNSDQRRELDFDTSSEEQAGTGSPSPTLLGAGTPSSSSSPVHQHPSLISQDSRTSSAAKVSPPTVDVRKCLERITNASTAATSATLQRPEPTVVLDPTPPALPPKTRKAKVAEAPKVSEHSDWGDSDMDEETFSSSQEKLKVRKGGINTTVRHGGIYVKGIIPKGAAELDGRIKKGDRVMAVNGKSLEGATHQQAVEALRDTGQTVHLLLEKGHPPADSVHAPLTPQSTLLAANSDQEPNMSKKQKPEYSFVTEENVFEVLLLKNTSGLGFSFSREEHIPEETPGSSMVRVKKLFPGQPAAESGRINVGDIIMRVNQTPLKGLSQHEVISALRGTGQEVTLLLCRPEYGVLPEMDTSALCPKSSPQKEPLTPTEPSLSLDRATSPPGTQGQTGRVSVEDALERLLLKTPGRQNSYSDSTDGDEEVEEAFNPNSVEQSRQAWERSVYHTPSSNLGLGRYDSTGQLDDTINSAFYSPNLSMTRSDLSKRFPSSPVTADLETSSLHMGSSPSAPSPDPLPPPLPLPLNLTASGNGQDMEDFVAEVELNVSLVKSEKGSLGFTLTKGSDHGCYIHDIVQDPAKGDGSLKPGDRMIMVNNTDVSNMGHTEVVNLVRAAPRVVDLVVGRVLEAPKPPIEAHLLPDIGFEGSQEPLGLVLDGGSDSVYDVLFVREVLPGSMAYEEGTLRPLDLIHYINGAPTQELTLNESTRLLELSLNDLTLKATRDGKPVSPDQKSVSFLNNNVGPEISSSMNGFLKGEDPRDTECLATLCPSEEEIIRLDLEKLQSGGLGFSVIGGERGIFVKSITPGGIAESSGKLQVGDRLLKVNEELMTGVSHTKAVTTIRKAKGLVHLVVSRPPDQNPNTYLAYLPINSDKCNGNTDLSEDSGAKTKMFTLNDELKSRGFPSIPPIDYEDEPLEQKRQTDHSAELSEDTDCDGSSLPEDSPESSRKVEWQEESVDYPRMKSTILLFGYISVTIKGL